GACATTGTCGATCATGTTGCGACTCGGGCTGAAGAAAACGCCCGGCACGTGCAGCAGTTTGCTGATGGGAAAGACCAGCATCAGGATCGCGACCAGGGTCAGATGGATGATCAAAAACGGGTCGGATGGAAGTGACTGCCAGTCGAAACGCATCAAGCCGAGAAAGAAGGCCTTCAATCCAATGATGTCGGTATGTGCCGCTGGCACAAAGCTCATGATGGCCCCGCTGAGACCAATGGCGACCAGCAACAACAGCATCAAGTGGTCAGACGGGCTGCTGATGTAGCGCACGCGGTCGACCAGAATACGGCGGGCCCACAGGCCGCCAAGACCAAGCAGCATGGTGAAGGCAGCGTACCTGCCAAATGGCTGCACCAGCGCCACCAGTGTCCACACGGGTTCGGTGAAATAGCGAAGGTGGCGCAACAGCACGAGCAACAGGCTGAAGTGGAATATCCAGCCGAACAGCCAAATCCACTTGTTTGACTTGAACAGGCTCTCGAAGACCGTAACTTCCTTGGCCATGCGCCAGACTACGCCGGTGGCCGTGGTTGGCGCCGGCGTGGTCGGAATCTTGAGGGGCTGCGGTGTGCGCGCGTAAACATAAATCTT
The sequence above is drawn from the Acidiferrobacteraceae bacterium genome and encodes:
- a CDS encoding respiratory nitrate reductase subunit gamma — its product is MHSITALTVIYALLFYVATAVLVFGVGYKIYVYARTPQPLKIPTTPAPTTATGVVWRMAKEVTVFESLFKSNKWIWLFGWIFHFSLLLVLLRHLRYFTEPVWTLVALVQPFGRYAAFTMLLGLGGLWARRILVDRVRYISSPSDHLMLLLLVAIGLSGAIMSFVPAAHTDIIGLKAFFLGLMRFDWQSLPSDPFLIIHLTLVAILMLVFPISKLLHVPGVFFSPSRNMIDNVREKRYVRGWTANASVSGEK